In the Microtus pennsylvanicus isolate mMicPen1 chromosome 6, mMicPen1.hap1, whole genome shotgun sequence genome, one interval contains:
- the Pskh1 gene encoding serine/threonine-protein kinase H1 → MGCGTSKVLPEPPKDVQLDLVKKVEPFSGTKTDVYKHFITEVDSVGPLKAASQHAPPCPGVPTTGYTEPPSEPPRRVRVAKYRAKFDPRVTAKYDIKALIGRGSFSRVVRVEHRATRQPYAIKMIETKYREGREVCESELRVLRRVRHANIIQLVEVFETQERVYMVMELATGGELFDRIIAKGSFTERDATRVLQMVLDGVRYLHALGITHRDLKPENLLYYHPGTDSKIIITDFGLASARKKGDDCLMKTTCGTPEYIAPEVLVRKPYTNSVDMWALGVIAYILLSGTMPFEDDNRTRLYRQILRGKYSYLGEPWPSVSNLAKDFIDRLLTVDPGARMTALQALRHPWVVSMAASSSMKNLHRSISQNLLKRASSRCQSTKSSQSTRSSRSTRSNKSRRVRERELRELNLRYQQQYNG, encoded by the exons ATGGGCTGTGGGACAAGCAAGGTCCTTCCTGAGCCACCCAAGGATGTCCAGCTGGATCTGGTCAAGAAAGTAGAGCCCTTTAGTGGCACCAAGACTGATGTATACAAGCACTTCATCACAGAGGTAGACAGTGTTGGCCCTCTCAAAGCTGCCAGTCAGCATGCACCTCCATGCCCTGGTGTTCCCACTACTGGCTACACAGAACCTCCTTCAGAACCACCACGCAGGGTCAGGGTGGCGAAGTACAGAGCCAAGTTTGACCCACGTGTGACAGCTAAGTATGACATCAAGGCCCTTATTGGCCGAGGCAGCTTTAGCCGAGTGGTACGAGTGGAGCACCGGGCAACCCGACAGCCATATGCTATCAAGATGATCGAGACCAAGTACCGAGAAGGGCGGGAGGTGTGTGAGTCCGAGCTTCGCGTGCTGCGCCGGGTGCGCCATGCCAACATCATTCAGCTGGTGGAAGTTTTTGAGACACAGGAGCGCGTATACATGGTGATGGAGCTGGCCACTGGTGGTGAACTCTTTGACCGGATAATTGCCAAAGGTTCTTTCACTGAGCGGGATGCCACAAGAGTGCTGCAAATGGTACTGGATGGTGTCCGATATCTGCATGCCCTGGGCATCACACACCGAGACCTCAAGCCTGAGAATCTCCTCTACTACCACCCAGGCACTGACTCCAAGATCATTATCACTGACTTTGGTTTGGCCAGTGCCCGAAAGAAAGGTGATGATTGCCTGATGAAGACCACCTGTGGCACACCTGAATACATTGCTCCTGAGGTCCTGGTTCGAAAACCCTACACCAATTCCGTGGATATGTGGGCACTGGGTGTCATTGCCTACATTCTACTCAGTGGCACCATGCCCTTTGAGGATGACAACCGCACCCGGCTTTACCGGCAGATCCTCAGGGGCAAATACAGTTATTTGGGGGAG CCCTGGCCTAGTGTATCTAACCTGGCCAAGGACTTCATTGACCGCCTGCTGACAGTGGACCCTGGAGCTCGGATGACTGCACTGCAGGCCCTGAGACATCCATGGGTAGTAAGCATGGCAGCCTCTTCGTCCATGAAGAATCTGCACCGATCCATCTCCCAGAATCTCCTCAAGCGTGCTTCCTCTCGTTGCCAGAGCACCAAGTCTTCCCAGTCCACACGTTCCAGCCGCTCCACACGCTCCAACAAGTCCCGCCGTGTTCGGGAGCGCGAACTGCGGGAGCTCAACCTGCGCTATCAGCAGCAGTATAATGGCTGA